The Streptomyces sp. RKAG293 genome includes a region encoding these proteins:
- a CDS encoding cytochrome P450, which yields MSEIVDLTVYGEEFTADPYPIYAKLREQGPVHRVRTVDNGDLWLVVGHEAVRSALADSRFSKSWRSLDPLAEPGAISANMLEADAPQHTRLRKLVAKEFTARRVESLRPRVQQITDELLDEMLPLGRADLVDALAFPLPMTVICELLGVPSLDREAFRHWSNVIVGQAGAEAENAAVEAMGAYLVELIEDKRCSAPADDLMSALIRTRHEDGDQLSAEELVGMAFLLLVAGHETTVNLISNGVLALLRHPGQLAELRADPSLLDGAIEEMLRYDGPVETSTWRFTTQPVDIGGTVIPSGEPVLVALASADRDPERFEEPDTFDIHRSAQGHLAFGHGIHYCLGAPLARIEGRTAIRTLLERCPDLALDADPATLTWRRGMLIRGVHRLPVRY from the coding sequence ATGTCCGAGATCGTCGATCTGACCGTCTACGGCGAGGAGTTCACCGCCGACCCGTACCCGATCTACGCCAAGCTGCGGGAACAGGGCCCGGTCCACCGGGTCCGCACCGTCGACAACGGCGACCTGTGGCTCGTCGTCGGCCATGAGGCGGTGCGCTCGGCGCTCGCCGACTCCCGCTTCAGCAAGAGCTGGCGCAGCCTGGACCCGCTCGCCGAACCGGGCGCCATCAGCGCCAACATGCTGGAGGCGGACGCACCGCAGCACACCCGGCTCCGCAAGCTCGTGGCCAAGGAGTTCACCGCCCGCCGCGTCGAGTCACTGCGGCCCCGGGTCCAGCAGATCACCGATGAACTGCTGGACGAGATGCTGCCGCTGGGCCGCGCCGACCTCGTGGACGCGCTCGCCTTCCCGCTCCCGATGACCGTCATCTGCGAACTGCTCGGCGTCCCGTCGCTGGACCGCGAAGCGTTCCGGCACTGGTCCAACGTGATCGTCGGGCAGGCCGGCGCCGAGGCGGAGAACGCCGCGGTGGAGGCCATGGGCGCCTACCTGGTGGAGCTCATCGAGGACAAACGGTGCAGCGCCCCCGCCGACGACCTGATGAGCGCCCTGATCCGCACCCGGCACGAGGACGGCGACCAGCTGTCGGCCGAGGAACTCGTCGGAATGGCCTTCCTGCTCCTGGTCGCCGGACACGAGACGACCGTCAACCTGATCTCCAACGGGGTGCTGGCGCTGCTCCGGCACCCCGGCCAGCTCGCCGAGCTGCGCGCCGACCCCTCGCTGCTGGACGGCGCCATCGAGGAGATGCTGCGCTACGACGGGCCCGTCGAGACCTCCACCTGGCGGTTCACCACCCAGCCCGTCGACATCGGCGGCACGGTCATCCCGAGCGGTGAGCCGGTCCTGGTGGCGCTGGCCTCCGCGGACCGCGACCCGGAACGCTTCGAGGAGCCCGACACCTTCGACATCCACCGCTCCGCCCAGGGCCATCTGGCGTTCGGGCACGGCATCCACTACTGCCTCGGCGCCCCGCTGGCCCGTATCGAGGGCCGGACCGCGATCCGCACCCTGCTGGAACGCTGCCCGGACCTCGCGCTCGACGCGGACCCCGCCACCCTGACCTGGCGCCGCGGCATGCTGATCCGCGGCGTCCACCGGCTGCCGGTCCGCTACTAG
- the aroA gene encoding 3-phosphoshikimate 1-carboxyvinyltransferase produces MSVVAVPGSKSVTARALFLAAAAEGTTTLRRPLLSDDTDGFAEGLTKLGYAVEREPDRWRIEGRPAGPAVGQADVYCRDAATAARFLPALAAAGHGTYRFDASAQMRRRPVAPLTEALRRLGVDLRHEEAEGHLPLTVTARGIKGGDLELDASLSSQFLTAMLLVAPLTAEGLRIRVTGLVSAPYVEITLAMMRSFGVEVLREGDTLTVPPGGYRATDYDIEPDASTASYFFAAAALSGASATVPGLGADALQGDLRFVDILRRMGAEVRTGADATTVTGTGRLSGVTVNMRDISDTMPTLAAIAPFADGPVRIEDVYNTRVKECDRLDACAENLRRQGIRVETGRDWIEIHPGTPVATEIACRGDHRIAMSFAVAGLRTPGVTFDDPGCVKKTFPEFHEAFAAQRRAWGV; encoded by the coding sequence GTGTCCGTTGTCGCCGTGCCGGGTTCGAAGTCGGTCACCGCCAGAGCGCTGTTCCTGGCAGCCGCCGCCGAGGGCACCACCACTCTTCGCCGGCCACTGCTCTCCGACGACACGGACGGATTCGCCGAGGGGCTGACGAAGCTGGGCTACGCGGTCGAGCGGGAGCCGGACCGGTGGCGGATCGAGGGCCGGCCCGCCGGCCCGGCCGTCGGGCAGGCGGACGTGTACTGCCGTGACGCGGCCACCGCCGCCCGTTTCCTGCCCGCGCTCGCCGCCGCCGGACACGGCACGTACCGCTTCGACGCCTCCGCCCAGATGCGCCGCCGCCCGGTCGCCCCGCTCACCGAGGCCCTGCGGCGGCTCGGCGTCGACCTGCGGCACGAGGAGGCGGAGGGCCATCTGCCGCTCACCGTCACCGCGCGCGGCATCAAGGGCGGTGACCTCGAACTCGACGCGAGCCTGTCGTCCCAGTTCCTCACCGCGATGCTGCTGGTCGCCCCGCTCACGGCCGAGGGCCTGCGGATCCGCGTCACCGGGCTCGTCTCCGCCCCGTACGTCGAGATCACCCTGGCGATGATGCGGAGCTTCGGCGTCGAGGTGCTCCGGGAGGGCGACACCCTCACCGTCCCGCCCGGCGGCTACCGCGCCACCGACTACGACATCGAGCCCGACGCCTCCACCGCCAGCTACTTCTTCGCCGCCGCTGCGCTGTCCGGCGCGTCCGCCACCGTCCCCGGCCTGGGCGCGGACGCCCTCCAGGGCGATCTGCGCTTCGTCGACATCCTGCGGCGGATGGGCGCGGAGGTGCGGACCGGAGCGGACGCCACCACCGTCACCGGCACCGGGCGGCTGTCCGGGGTCACCGTCAACATGCGCGACATCTCCGACACCATGCCGACCCTCGCCGCCATCGCGCCGTTCGCCGACGGCCCGGTGCGGATCGAGGACGTCTACAACACCCGCGTCAAGGAGTGCGACCGGCTGGACGCGTGCGCGGAGAACCTCCGCCGGCAGGGCATCCGGGTCGAGACCGGACGCGACTGGATCGAGATCCACCCCGGCACGCCCGTCGCCACCGAGATCGCCTGCCGCGGCGACCACCGCATCGCCATGAGCTTCGCCGTCGCCGGCCTGCGCACCCCGGGCGTCACGTTCGACGACCCGGGATGCGTGAAGAAGACCTTCCCCGAGTTCCACGAGGCGTTCGCGGCGCAGCGCCGCGCCTGGGGCGTCTGA
- a CDS encoding amidohydrolase encodes MNPDRFDRLVQIRRHIHAHPETARKEFGTTAFIAEQLTAAGLAPQVFPGGTGLYCDIGDGRGPLVALRADIDALPVADEKEVPYRSTRPGTCHACGHDVHTTIMLGVALELAQAPETIEGRARFIFQPAEEAVPSGAHDAIAAGVLKDVAVIYALHCDPAGEVGRVGIRTGPITSSLTAFDIQITQPPAGTAPGSHPADLVMVMAKLITDLPTALQNALPPGAAMVASAVFGTVNSVPGPDGRPERVTSLGTVRSLSREAWAAVPELFERLATAIVSPYGVTFNADFNQVAPAVTNDPDAMRVFDAAVTSALEPGARYETPQSLGGEDFAWYLESVPGGLARLGVRPRGRATAYDLHSGRFDVDEECIAVGVKLMRETLRLALTEYSAR; translated from the coding sequence ATGAATCCCGACAGGTTCGACCGCCTGGTGCAGATCCGCCGCCACATCCACGCGCACCCGGAAACGGCGCGCAAGGAGTTCGGCACCACCGCCTTCATCGCCGAGCAGCTCACGGCCGCCGGTCTCGCACCGCAGGTCTTTCCCGGCGGCACCGGCCTGTACTGCGACATCGGTGACGGCCGCGGCCCGCTCGTGGCACTGCGCGCCGACATCGACGCGCTGCCCGTCGCGGACGAGAAGGAGGTTCCGTACCGGTCCACCCGGCCCGGGACCTGTCACGCCTGCGGACACGACGTGCACACCACGATCATGCTCGGGGTGGCGCTGGAGCTCGCCCAGGCGCCCGAAACGATCGAGGGGCGGGCCCGGTTCATCTTCCAGCCCGCCGAGGAGGCTGTACCCAGCGGCGCCCATGACGCCATCGCGGCCGGGGTGCTCAAGGACGTGGCGGTCATCTACGCCCTGCACTGCGATCCCGCGGGCGAGGTGGGCCGGGTCGGGATCCGCACCGGGCCGATCACCTCCAGCCTGACCGCCTTCGACATCCAGATCACCCAGCCGCCGGCCGGCACCGCGCCCGGATCCCATCCCGCGGACCTGGTGATGGTGATGGCCAAGCTCATCACCGACCTGCCGACCGCCCTGCAGAACGCGCTGCCCCCAGGCGCCGCCATGGTGGCCTCGGCGGTGTTCGGGACGGTGAACAGCGTGCCGGGACCCGACGGCCGGCCGGAGCGCGTCACGTCCCTGGGGACGGTGCGGTCGCTCAGCCGCGAGGCGTGGGCGGCGGTACCGGAGCTGTTCGAGCGGCTGGCCACCGCGATCGTCTCCCCGTACGGGGTGACCTTCAACGCCGACTTCAACCAGGTCGCGCCCGCCGTCACCAACGACCCCGACGCGATGCGGGTGTTCGACGCGGCGGTCACGTCGGCGCTCGAACCCGGTGCGCGCTACGAGACCCCGCAGAGCCTCGGCGGCGAGGACTTCGCCTGGTACCTCGAATCCGTGCCCGGCGGCCTGGCCCGGCTCGGGGTCCGGCCCCGCGGCCGGGCCACCGCCTACGACCTGCACAGCGGCCGGTTCGACGTCGACGAGGAGTGCATCGCCGTCGGCGTGAAACTCATGCGCGAGACGCTGCGGCTGGCGCTGACCGAGTACAGCGCGCGCTGA
- a CDS encoding arylamine N-acetyltransferase — MDASQADAYLSRIGADRPAVPDAAALRDLQFRHLLAVPFENLSIHLGEEIVLTQEALLAKVVGARRGGFCYELNGLFGALLTELGYPVSLFAARVFGKDGVPGPPFDHLALRVEAAGPWLVDVGFGRFTQHPIRLDSREDQPDPSGVFRVVDAPGGDLDILKDGVPEYRLEQRPRELADFEPTCWWQRTSPASHFTRSLVCSLLTPTGRITLSGTSLITTEGEERQEREVARDELLAVYRDSFGVVLDRLPVQPAAPEESN; from the coding sequence ATGGACGCTTCACAGGCCGACGCCTACCTCTCGCGCATCGGGGCCGACCGCCCCGCGGTCCCCGACGCCGCCGCACTGCGCGACCTGCAGTTTCGCCATCTCCTCGCCGTGCCGTTCGAGAACCTGTCGATCCACCTCGGCGAGGAGATCGTGCTGACGCAGGAGGCGCTCCTCGCCAAGGTCGTCGGGGCCCGGCGAGGCGGCTTCTGCTACGAACTCAACGGTCTGTTCGGTGCGCTGCTGACGGAGCTCGGCTACCCGGTGAGCCTGTTCGCCGCCCGGGTCTTCGGCAAGGACGGCGTCCCCGGCCCGCCCTTCGACCATCTGGCGCTGCGCGTCGAGGCCGCCGGCCCCTGGCTGGTGGACGTCGGCTTCGGCCGGTTCACCCAGCACCCGATCCGGCTGGACAGCCGCGAGGACCAGCCGGACCCCAGCGGTGTCTTCCGTGTCGTCGACGCGCCGGGCGGCGACCTCGACATCCTCAAGGACGGCGTACCCGAGTACCGGCTGGAGCAACGCCCCCGCGAACTGGCCGACTTCGAACCGACCTGCTGGTGGCAGCGCACCTCCCCCGCGTCGCACTTCACCCGGTCGCTGGTCTGCTCGCTGCTCACCCCGACCGGCCGGATCACCCTCAGCGGCACCTCCCTCATCACCACGGAGGGCGAGGAGCGGCAGGAACGGGAGGTGGCGCGGGACGAACTGCTCGCCGTCTACCGCGACTCCTTCGGCGTCGTCCTCGACCGGCTCCCGGTCCAGCCGGCCGCACCTGAAGAATCGAACTGA
- the iolD gene encoding 3D-(3,5/4)-trihydroxycyclohexane-1,2-dione acylhydrolase (decyclizing) → MTTTVRLTVAQALVRFLTVQHTERDGVRRRLIAGTWGIFGHGNVAGVGQALLQTGHDVMPYYQGRNEQAMVHASVGFARMNNRLSTMACTTSIGPGATNLVTGAALATINRVPVLLLPGDVFATRPADPVLQQLEVPWAYDVSVNDTLRPVSRYFDRIWRPEMLAPSLLQAMRVLTDPVDTGAVTLALPQDVQAEAYDWPAELFEQRIWHVRRPQPDAAALQEAAELLRSAERPLIVAGGGVIGSEATDALREFAAATGIPVAETQAGKGSLRFDHPQALGGIGHTGTAPANAAAREADVVLGIGTRWTDFTTASNSLFAHPDVRFVNLNITAFDAHKMAGTALVADARSGIEALTTALAGHRVDLSRHDRGVAEWQRATDAVFRPGGDAGDRLPSQTQVLGALEEVLQDRDVVINAAGSLPGDLHKFWRSRDPKQYHVEYGYSCMGYEIPAAIGVKLAAPDREVFALVGDGTYLMLPTEIVTAVQEGVNINLVIVQNHGYASIGGLSDAVGAERYGTAYRFRAPDGTFTGDPLPVDLAANAASLGLDVLTARTVKELREALATARASDRATAVYVETGPGTGGEPASGAWWDVAVAEVSDRPPARRARAEYERAKRGQRHHL, encoded by the coding sequence ATGACGACCACCGTCAGGCTCACCGTCGCCCAGGCCCTCGTCCGCTTCCTCACCGTCCAGCACACCGAGCGGGACGGCGTACGCCGCCGGCTGATCGCCGGGACCTGGGGCATCTTCGGCCACGGCAACGTCGCCGGGGTCGGCCAGGCCCTGCTGCAGACCGGCCACGACGTCATGCCGTACTACCAGGGCCGCAACGAGCAGGCGATGGTGCACGCCTCGGTCGGCTTCGCCCGGATGAACAACCGGCTGTCCACGATGGCCTGCACCACCTCCATCGGGCCCGGCGCCACCAACCTCGTCACCGGCGCGGCACTGGCCACCATCAACCGCGTGCCGGTGCTGCTGCTGCCGGGCGACGTGTTCGCGACCCGCCCCGCCGATCCGGTGCTGCAGCAACTGGAGGTGCCGTGGGCGTACGACGTGTCCGTCAACGACACGCTGCGGCCGGTCTCGCGCTACTTCGACCGGATCTGGCGCCCGGAGATGCTCGCGCCCTCCCTGCTGCAGGCGATGCGGGTCCTGACCGATCCGGTGGACACCGGGGCGGTCACCCTGGCGCTGCCCCAGGACGTCCAGGCCGAGGCGTACGACTGGCCGGCCGAGCTGTTCGAGCAGCGGATCTGGCACGTACGCCGTCCGCAGCCCGACGCGGCGGCGCTGCAGGAGGCCGCGGAGCTGCTGCGCTCCGCCGAACGCCCGCTGATCGTGGCGGGCGGCGGTGTGATCGGCTCCGAGGCCACCGACGCGCTGCGCGAGTTCGCCGCCGCCACCGGGATTCCGGTGGCCGAGACGCAGGCGGGGAAGGGCTCGCTGCGCTTCGACCACCCGCAGGCGCTGGGCGGGATCGGCCACACCGGCACCGCGCCGGCCAACGCGGCCGCCCGGGAAGCCGATGTCGTCCTCGGCATCGGCACCCGCTGGACGGACTTCACCACCGCGTCGAACTCGCTGTTCGCCCACCCGGACGTGCGCTTCGTCAATCTCAACATCACCGCGTTCGACGCGCACAAGATGGCGGGCACCGCCCTGGTCGCCGACGCCCGGTCCGGCATCGAGGCGCTCACCACCGCTCTCGCCGGTCACCGGGTGGACCTGTCCCGGCACGACCGGGGCGTCGCGGAGTGGCAGCGCGCCACCGACGCCGTCTTCCGGCCGGGCGGCGACGCGGGCGACAGACTCCCCTCGCAGACCCAGGTGCTGGGCGCCCTGGAGGAGGTGCTCCAGGACCGCGACGTGGTCATCAACGCGGCCGGCTCGCTCCCCGGCGACCTGCACAAGTTCTGGCGGTCCCGCGACCCGAAGCAGTACCACGTCGAATACGGCTACTCCTGCATGGGCTACGAGATCCCCGCCGCGATCGGGGTGAAGCTCGCCGCACCCGACCGCGAGGTGTTCGCCCTCGTCGGCGACGGCACGTATCTGATGCTGCCCACCGAGATCGTCACCGCGGTCCAGGAGGGCGTCAACATCAACCTCGTGATCGTGCAGAACCACGGCTACGCCTCCATCGGCGGACTGTCGGACGCGGTCGGCGCCGAGCGCTACGGCACCGCCTACCGGTTCCGGGCCCCGGACGGCACGTTCACCGGCGATCCGCTCCCCGTCGACCTGGCCGCCAACGCCGCCAGCCTCGGCCTGGACGTACTGACCGCCCGCACCGTCAAGGAGCTGCGCGAGGCGCTGGCCACGGCCCGCGCCTCGGACCGCGCGACGGCCGTGTACGTCGAGACCGGGCCGGGCACGGGCGGCGAACCGGCCTCCGGCGCCTGGTGGGACGTGGCCGTCGCCGAGGTCTCCGACCGGCCGCCGGCCCGCCGGGCGCGCGCGGAGTACGAGCGGGCGAAGCGCGGCCAGCGGCACCACCTGTGA
- the iolB gene encoding 5-deoxy-glucuronate isomerase translates to MTPGGSGQGQARLAGHVPAASAARDGYDLWVDPAGAGWGYSSLRVLTLAPGEARTLDSGDSEWIVLPLAGGCSVAVDDEVFELRGRRDVFSGVSDFAYVPRDARAVLTSRAGGRFALTGARCERRLAARYGPASGVPVELRGAGGASRQVNNFAAAGVFACDRLIAVEVLTPGGNWSSFPPHKHDEASATESELEEIYYFELAGGPEAMGYQRVYPSGAGRTDVLAEVRGGDAVLIPDGWHGPSMAVPGYDMYYLNVMAGPGADRAWLICDDPAHAWVRGSWAAQSVDPRLPLYTAPVETASLEEPRP, encoded by the coding sequence ATGACGCCGGGCGGATCGGGACAGGGGCAGGCGCGGCTGGCCGGGCACGTGCCGGCCGCGAGCGCCGCCCGCGACGGCTACGACCTGTGGGTGGACCCGGCGGGCGCCGGGTGGGGCTACAGCTCGCTGCGGGTGCTGACGCTGGCGCCCGGCGAAGCGCGCACCCTGGACAGCGGTGACAGCGAGTGGATCGTGCTGCCGCTGGCGGGCGGCTGCTCGGTCGCCGTCGACGACGAGGTCTTCGAACTGCGCGGCAGGCGCGATGTGTTCAGCGGCGTCAGCGACTTCGCGTATGTGCCGCGGGACGCGCGCGCGGTGCTCACCAGCCGGGCCGGCGGCCGCTTCGCGCTCACCGGGGCCCGCTGCGAGCGACGGCTCGCGGCCCGTTACGGGCCCGCCTCCGGCGTGCCGGTGGAGCTGCGCGGCGCGGGCGGCGCGAGCCGTCAGGTCAACAACTTCGCGGCGGCCGGGGTCTTCGCGTGCGACCGGCTCATCGCGGTCGAGGTGCTCACGCCCGGCGGCAACTGGTCGTCCTTCCCGCCGCACAAGCACGACGAGGCGAGCGCGACGGAGTCCGAGCTGGAGGAGATCTACTACTTCGAGCTGGCGGGCGGTCCGGAGGCCATGGGCTACCAGCGGGTCTACCCCTCCGGCGCCGGGCGGACCGACGTGCTCGCCGAAGTGCGCGGCGGCGACGCCGTACTGATCCCCGACGGCTGGCACGGCCCGAGCATGGCCGTCCCCGGCTACGACATGTACTACCTGAACGTGATGGCCGGGCCCGGCGCCGACCGGGCCTGGCTGATCTGTGACGACCCCGCGCACGCCTGGGTGCGCGGCAGCTGGGCCGCACAGTCCGTGGACCCGCGACTGCCGCTGTACACCGCGCCTGTGGAGACCGCATCACTGGAGGAACCGCGCCCATGA
- a CDS encoding deoxyribose-phosphate aldolase, whose translation MTANSRPVRPCAPVPGTQALAAGRRPAPLASSVDEITRLRASAPDAIRLACAQRTPFDSARLASPLFVLAADHPARGAVAAGGDPTAMGDRHELLARCVEALARPGVDGFLGTADLVEDLMLLGALDGKLVLGSMNRGGLPGASFELDDRFTGYDAPGIAAAGLDGGKVLLRIDPEDPGTADTLAGCSHAVHTLAARRLLALVEPFRTHRVAGRVVNILEPDAQIYVNNIAQGLGSTSAYTWLKVPVVDEMERMMASTTLPTLLLGGEGTGGPDERYAAWQKALRIPQVRGLILGRTMLFPDDGDVAAAVDTAVSLVDRSPSAPESAR comes from the coding sequence ATGACCGCGAACTCCCGCCCCGTCCGGCCCTGCGCCCCCGTTCCCGGGACCCAGGCGCTCGCGGCCGGCCGGCGCCCCGCGCCGCTCGCGTCCTCGGTCGACGAGATCACCCGGCTGCGGGCCTCCGCGCCGGACGCGATCCGGCTGGCCTGCGCGCAGCGCACGCCCTTCGATTCGGCCCGGCTGGCCAGCCCGCTGTTCGTGCTGGCCGCCGACCACCCGGCGCGCGGCGCGGTCGCGGCGGGCGGCGACCCGACGGCGATGGGCGACCGGCACGAGCTGCTGGCGCGCTGCGTCGAGGCGCTGGCACGCCCCGGGGTGGACGGCTTCCTCGGCACCGCCGACCTCGTCGAGGACCTGATGCTGCTCGGCGCCCTCGACGGCAAGCTCGTCCTGGGGTCGATGAACCGCGGCGGGCTGCCCGGCGCCTCCTTCGAGCTCGACGACCGTTTCACCGGCTACGACGCGCCCGGCATCGCCGCGGCCGGCCTGGACGGCGGCAAGGTGCTGCTGCGCATCGACCCGGAGGACCCCGGCACGGCGGACACGCTGGCCGGCTGCTCGCACGCCGTGCACACGCTCGCGGCGCGCCGGCTGCTGGCGCTCGTCGAACCGTTCCGCACCCACCGGGTGGCCGGGCGGGTCGTCAACATCCTGGAGCCCGACGCGCAGATCTACGTCAACAACATCGCCCAGGGCCTGGGCAGCACGTCCGCGTACACCTGGCTGAAGGTCCCGGTCGTCGACGAGATGGAACGCATGATGGCCTCGACGACCCTGCCCACCCTGCTGCTCGGCGGCGAGGGCACCGGCGGGCCGGACGAGCGGTATGCGGCCTGGCAGAAGGCGCTGCGGATACCGCAGGTGCGCGGTCTGATCCTCGGCCGCACGATGCTGTTCCCGGACGACGGCGACGTGGCGGCGGCCGTCGACACCGCCGTGTCGCTGGTCGACCGCAGCCCGTCCGCGCCGGAGAGCGCCCGATGA
- the iolC gene encoding 5-dehydro-2-deoxygluconokinase has product MTAPDGSGAPYDVITVGRVGVDLYPEQTGVGLADVRTFAKYLGGTATNVAVAAARYGLRTAVLTGVGDDPFGGYVRGALRGFGVDDALVTTVPGLQTPVVFCEIFPPDDFPLYFYRRPVAPDQCLEPALLDRAAVRDARVLWITGSALAVEPTRSTLFAALEERAGREVYFDLDWRPGFWADPAEAPELYARALRYATVAVGNREEAQIAVGTGDPDRAAELLLDRGVRLAVIKQGPDGVLARTAAESVSFPPVPVEVVNGLGAGDAFGGALCAGLLAGRPLSRVISTANAAGALVASRHACADAMPTLSEVEELLARQTRRAAPTAIDAETKRSPV; this is encoded by the coding sequence GTGACCGCCCCGGACGGGTCGGGGGCTCCGTACGACGTGATCACCGTCGGCCGGGTGGGCGTGGACCTGTACCCCGAGCAGACCGGCGTCGGCCTCGCCGACGTCCGCACCTTCGCCAAGTACCTCGGCGGCACCGCGACCAACGTCGCGGTGGCCGCGGCGCGCTACGGGCTGCGGACCGCCGTCCTCACCGGCGTCGGGGACGATCCGTTCGGCGGGTACGTCCGCGGCGCGCTGCGCGGCTTCGGGGTGGACGACGCACTGGTGACGACGGTGCCGGGACTGCAGACCCCCGTCGTGTTCTGCGAGATCTTCCCGCCCGACGACTTCCCGCTCTACTTCTACCGGCGGCCCGTCGCCCCGGACCAGTGCCTGGAGCCGGCGCTGCTGGACCGCGCCGCGGTCCGCGACGCGCGGGTGCTGTGGATCACCGGCTCGGCGCTCGCCGTCGAACCGACCCGCTCCACCCTCTTCGCGGCGCTCGAGGAACGGGCGGGCCGCGAGGTCTACTTCGACCTCGACTGGCGGCCCGGCTTCTGGGCCGATCCGGCCGAGGCGCCGGAGCTGTACGCACGGGCCCTGCGGTACGCGACGGTCGCGGTCGGCAACCGCGAGGAGGCGCAGATCGCGGTGGGCACCGGCGATCCGGACCGGGCCGCGGAACTGCTGCTGGACCGCGGGGTGCGCCTCGCCGTCATCAAACAGGGACCGGACGGGGTGCTGGCCCGCACCGCCGCCGAGAGCGTCTCCTTCCCGCCGGTGCCGGTCGAGGTGGTCAACGGCCTCGGCGCCGGTGACGCCTTCGGCGGCGCCCTGTGCGCCGGCCTGCTGGCCGGCCGGCCGCTGTCCCGTGTGATCAGCACCGCCAACGCGGCGGGCGCGCTGGTCGCCTCGCGGCACGCGTGCGCCGACGCCATGCCGACCCTCTCCGAGGTGGAGGAGCTGCTCGCGCGACAGACGCGGCGAGCGGCCCCCACGGCCATCGATGCCGAAACGAAGAGGTCCCCCGTATGA
- a CDS encoding TIM barrel protein, with amino-acid sequence MRLDRVAAAPISWGVCEVPGWGHQLTPERVLGEMAALGLTATEFGPDGFLPGPLLAARGMTAVGGFVPVVLHDPATDPLPAVRTALDAFTAAGAGTLVLAAATGQDGYDARPELDALGWKTLLANLDRIAALAAAAGITAALHPHVGTMVETPDDVDRVLEGSWTGLCLDTGHLLVGGTDPVALARRAAGRVVHVHLKDVDEGAAAAVREGRTSYTEAVDRDLYQPLGQGDIDVAALIGTLESAGYQGWYVMEQDAVLTAEPPPGAGPVDDVRASLDWLAAL; translated from the coding sequence ATGAGGCTCGACCGGGTGGCCGCGGCGCCGATCTCCTGGGGCGTGTGCGAAGTGCCGGGCTGGGGACACCAGTTGACGCCCGAGCGGGTACTGGGCGAGATGGCGGCGCTCGGGCTGACCGCGACCGAGTTCGGACCCGACGGCTTTCTGCCGGGCCCGCTGCTCGCGGCGCGCGGGATGACGGCCGTCGGCGGCTTCGTCCCGGTCGTGCTGCACGATCCGGCGACCGACCCGCTGCCGGCGGTGCGCACCGCGCTGGACGCCTTCACCGCGGCAGGCGCCGGGACCCTGGTGCTCGCCGCCGCGACCGGCCAGGACGGCTACGACGCCCGCCCCGAGCTGGACGCGCTCGGCTGGAAGACCCTGCTGGCCAACCTCGACCGGATCGCGGCCCTCGCCGCTGCCGCCGGGATCACCGCCGCCCTGCATCCGCACGTCGGCACCATGGTCGAGACCCCTGACGACGTGGACCGGGTGCTGGAAGGCAGCTGGACCGGGCTGTGCCTGGACACCGGGCATCTGCTCGTCGGCGGCACCGACCCGGTGGCGCTCGCCCGCCGGGCGGCCGGCCGGGTGGTCCACGTCCACCTCAAGGACGTGGACGAGGGCGCCGCCGCGGCCGTGCGCGAGGGGCGCACGAGCTACACCGAGGCGGTGGACCGCGACCTCTACCAGCCGCTGGGCCAGGGCGACATCGACGTGGCGGCCCTCATCGGCACGCTGGAGAGCGCGGGGTACCAGGGCTGGTACGTCATGGAGCAGGACGCCGTGCTCACCGCGGAACCGCCGCCCGGCGCCGGCCCCGTCGACGACGTACGGGCCTCACTGGACTGGCTGGCCGCGCTGTGA